From a region of the Triticum aestivum cultivar Chinese Spring chromosome 7D, IWGSC CS RefSeq v2.1, whole genome shotgun sequence genome:
- the LOC123171049 gene encoding uncharacterized protein produces the protein MACFVSLHALTGIRGERTMLLPVTVHGERLVALLDTGSTHNFLPAATMRRLALPTTGGERLRITVANDDRLRCHGLARDVPISIGGEHFSITCAGIDLGCFEFILGVDFLRTLGPILWDFDALSMTFWRLGRRIRWDGLGGAAPAVPHLQLAAASQEAEHPLLDPLLQQHSDLFDEPRGLPPAGVYDHHIHLVPGSTPVAVRPYRYPQLQKDELERQCALMLAAGIIRISMSPFSAPVLLVRKSDGTWRFCIDYRALNALTLKDKFPIPVVDELLDELHGARFFTKLDLRSGYHQVRMHPDDIAKTAVRTHHGHFEFLVMPFGLANAPATFQALMNDVLRPYLRRFVLVFFDDILIYSATWAEHLQHVAIVFNELRAHHLHLKRSKCSFGTPTVAYLGHVISADGGLSAGSSASPATTGNLSGSSGSSRRPSRGCFAATLSPRTTRRRRRSRPSRGPSRRAPSSRCPTSTARSWWTAVRHWRPYLWGRSFHIRTDHYSLKFLLDQRLSTVPQHQWISKLFGFDFSVEYRPGRLNIVADALSRRDSDLASSTDESAGAALCIRSGPTFGLFADIRRATDGRPHC, from the exons ATGGCGTGCTTCGTCTCCCTCCACGCTCTCACCGGCATCCGTGGCGAGCGGACCATGTTGTTACCGGTGACGGTCCATGGCGAGCGGCTGGTGGCCCTGCTGGATACTGGCTCCACCCATAACTTCCTGCCCGCGGCGACCATGCGTCGGCTAGCACTGCCGACCACGGGCGGGGAGCGCCTGCGGATCACGGTGGCAAACGACGATCGCCTCCGGTGCCATGGGCTCGCCCGCGACGTTCCCATCTCCATCGGTGGCGAGCACTTCTCCATTACATGTGCAGGCATCGACCTCGGCTGCTTCGAATTCATCCTCGGGGTGGATTTTCTCCGGACCCTCGGGCCCATCCTGTGGGACTTCGACGCACTCTCAATGACGTTCTGGCGGCTGGGCCGCCGCATCCGGTGGGACGGCCTTGGGGGCGCCGCGCCAGCCGTGCCACACCTCCAGCTAGCCGCCGCGTCCCAGGAGGCCGAGCACCCCCTGCTAGATCCCCTTCTGCAGCAGCACAGCGACCTCTTCGACGAGCCACGGGGTCTTCCACCCGCCGGGGTGTACGACCATCATATTCACCTCGTACCGGGCTCCACCCCCGTGGCGGTTCGGCCCTACCGCTACCCTCAGCTGCAGAAGGATGAGTTGGAGCGACAGTGTGCCCTTATGCTCGCGGCAGGCATCATCCGGATCTCCATGTCGCCCTTCTCCGCGCCGGTGCTTCTCGTCCGTAAGTCGGACGGCACGTGGCGTTTCTGCATCGACTATCGCGCCCTCAACGCGCTCACGCTCAAGGACAAGTTCCCTATACCGGTGGTCGACGAGCTCTTGGATGAGCTGCAtggggcgcgcttcttcaccaagctcgatctCCGGTCGGGCTATCATCAGGTGCGCATGCAtccagacgacatcgccaagacggcGGTTCGCACCCACCatggccacttcgagttcttggtgatgcccttcgGCCTCGCCAACGCCCCGGCGACTTTCCAGGCCCTGATGAACGACGTCCTTCGACCCTACTTACGGcggtttgtgcttgttttctttgatgacattcttatctacagcgccacctgggccgagcacctccagcacgtcgccatcgtcttcaacgagcttcgggcgcaccacctccaccttaagcgctcgaagtgctcgttcgggacacctaccgtcgcctacctcggccatgtcatctcggccgacg GCGGGCTCTCCGCGGGTTCCTCGGCCTCGCCGGCTACTACCGGAAATTTATCCGGGAGTTCGGGCTCATCGCGGCGCCCCTCACGCGGTTGCTTCGCCGCGACGCTTTCGCCTAGGACGACGAGGCGACGACGGcgttcgaggccctcaagggggccctcacgacgggcCCCATCCTCCAGATGCCCGACTTCGACCGCCCGTTCGTGGTGGACT GCCGTTCGTCATTGGCGGCCGTACTTGTGGGGACGGTCCTTCCACATTCGCACGGACCACTACAGCCTGAAGTTCTTGCTGGACCAACGGTTGTCGACCGTGCCGCAGCAccagtggatcagcaagctcttcggcttcgACTTCTCCGTCGAGTATCGGCCGGGCCGTCTTAACATCGTGGCCGACGCGCTGTCCCGTCGCGACTCCGACCTTGCTTCCTCCACCGATGAGTCCGCCGGGGCGGCCCTGTGCATCCGCTCCGGGCCGACGTTCGGTCTCTTCGCCGACATTCGCCGCGCCACTGACGGCCGAccacactgttaa